The genomic window CATTCGTGGGATCAGTGATCGCAGAGATCGTGGCCGGCAACAGCGGCATCGGCAACGTGATGTTGGTCGCGGGATCGAACTTCAATGTGCCCCTGGTTTTCGCCGCATTGGTCGTCGTTGGCGCCATGGGTGCCGGGATGTATGCGATCTTCGACCTTCTGGAACGTAGGCTGACGAGCTGGTCCGTGCGCGGGGCCAGCGTGGCACAGCACGCAACGGGCGGCTGAGTACGAGCGAAATGCGTAGAGAGATCATGAGCAATCAGACCGGCGCGCGGAAAGCAAAAGAAACGAATGCTCCGCGCGTGATCGTGGGCATCACGGGAGCGTCGGGGGCCATCTATGGCCTGGCTGCGCTGAAGGCGCTGCGCGCCGCGGGCGTAGAAACCCATCTTGTGGTGTCCCGATCGGGGCAGATCACCATGGCCCACGAAACAGAGATCAAGTTCTCGGATTTGCCGGCGCTGGCTGATGTTGTCTATCGGATCGACGACATCGCCGCCGCCATTTCCAGCGGCTCGTTCCAGACCATGGGCATGATCATCGCGCCGTGTTCAGTCCGCTCTCTGGCGGAGATCGCAAGCGGCGTGACCTCCAGCCTGTTGACGCGCGCCGCCGACGTCGTTCTGAAAGAGCGCCGTAAGCTGATCTTGATGGTGCGTGAGACGCCGTTCCACCTCGGCCACCTCCGGTCGATGACGCAGGTCACCGAGATGGGGGCCATCGTCATGCCGCCGGTGCCTGCATTCTATGCCCGTCCCGCGACCTTGGACGACATGGTCAATCATTCAGTGGGTCGCGCACTGGATCTGCTCGGGATCAATAACGATCTGGTCCGACGCTGGGGTGAGACCGTCGGGATTGGGGACGGACGTCAAGCTTGATATGTCGAAACGACATTACTTACTTGAAGGGACAACAAAAGAAGCGGGTGACGAGAGACACCGGCTTTTGTGTTAGTTGGCTGATCAGCCGCTGCACTTCGGCAGCAGCGCATTCACGTCACGAACGAGATCGGGCATCACCTGATCCGCCGTCCGCTTGCCCGTCACCAGGCTCTCAGTGTGGTTCTTGATCACTTCAATGATCTTCAGCGAATTGTCGCCGGGGAACGACGCCCAGTCGGTCAGCAGCGGCAGTTGCTGGATGCTGGTCATGTGGTTGGGGTTTTTCGCGTAGAATGATCCGAGCAGATCCGGCGTTTTCACGGCGATCTCGTTGCCGGGCATGTAGCCGGTAGTGTTCACCATCTGGGTCTGCCCGATGGCGCCGGTCACGAATTTCACAAACTCCCACGCTGCACGCTGACGTTCGGCGTCCTTCGCAAACACCATGGCGACATTGCCGCCGGCGGGCAGCTTGCCGTTAGCCGCTGCGAGCGGGAAGGCCACGGTCTTGAACTTGAAGCGCCCTCCGATCTGCCGCTCGGCTGCGGCAACATAGGAGGTTGAGTCCACCAGGATGCCGATGGTGCCGGCAACGAACGACTGCCGCGCCTGACCAAGCCCAAGGTTCGGCATGCCCGCCTTACTAAATGACTCAAGGGTCTTTAGTGCCCACATTCCGTTGTCGTCGTTGAACGCAATACTGCATGCATCGTTCTTCAGCACGCGCCCGCCTTTGCTCGTGATAAGCGATTGCACGAGCCAGTTTCCGGTCTGCTCCCACTGGAAATAGAAGCCGGTAACAGGCGTACCGGCCTTTGCTTCGATTGCCTTTCCTGCGCTCACGAGATCCGGCCAGGTCTTTGGTAGCGACGTGATATCAAGTCCGGCTTTCTCCACGAGATCGGCGTTGACGTAGAGAACCGGTGTCGAAACGGCGAAAGGCAGCCCGTAGAGCTTTCCCTTCCATTTGCCGAGTTCCGAAAGCGTTGGGTAATAGCCGAGCTTGGTAAGGCCGCCGTCTTTCTCGGCAAATCCATCCAGCGGCGTGCCAAGTCCGCGATCCACGAACAGACCGATCTGGTTGATGCCGTTAAACGCCACATCGGGCAGATGACCGGTGAGCTGATCGCGCAGGATCTGTTGCGCGGCTTCCTCGTAGCCTGCGACGGGATTGCGGAATTTTACCTTGATGTCCGGGTGTGCTTCGGTGAAACGCTTAGCCAGCTCCTGCTGGAGCGCGTTGAATGTTCCAGGCGTGGTGTAGAGAACGTCGAGCGTCACATCGGCGTAAGCGCTGCTGGTGACGGCGGTCGCAAGTAGAACCGTCGCCGCGAGTTTGCGGAGAGAGCGAGAGGGCACGCGATCAAACATGGGCATGTTCCTTGGAGACACTACTTCATGGTGGTGATCGTCAGGCCGTCGATGAAACGGCGCTGGGCGAACAGGAAGGCGAGCAGCAGGGGAGCGACGATAACCACGGCGCCTGCCATCAGCGGACCGAAGAATTGCCCGGCTTCATCGTCGCGGAAGAGAAGAATGCCGAGCGCGGGCGTCGAGAGCTCTTCGCTGCGGATGGCGATGAGCGGCCAGAACAGGTCGTTCCAATGGGCGACGACCGAAAAGATGCCGAAGGCGGCGAGAGCGGGCGCGCTCATCGGCATCATGATGCGCCAGATGATCTCGAATTCGCTCAATCTGTCGAGCCGTGCGGCGTGGATGACATCGTCTGGAATCGAGCGGAAAAACTGCCGCATCAGGAAAATGCCGAATGCCGAGATGATCCATGGCAGAATCAACGATGCATAGGTGTTCAGCAGTCCGAAAACGTACAGAAGCACAAAGTGTGGGATGGCCAGGGCTTGTGGCGGCACTAGCAGTCCGACAAGAACGGCCGCGAATAGCGTATCCCGCCCGCGGAAGCGCAGCTTTGCCAGCGCGTAGGCGCAAGGGATGCAGACGAGGAGTTGAAGCGCGAAGATGGCTGCGCACACCATGGCCCCGTTGAGCAGGAAGCGGAACATGGGCGCGGCGGTGAGGGCGGCGCGGTAATTCTCAACGCCGTGAAAGGCCGTGGGCCAGAGATGGAAATCGGCGCGAAAGATTTCCTCCGGCGGCTTCAGCGAGAGGCTGATCATCCAGACGAAGGGCACGAGCGCGAACGCCGCCGTCATCGCGAGAATGGCATGCCGTGCGATCCTGCCAATCAGCCTATTGTGAGAACGCGCGGTCATGTGTAATGGACCCGCCGTTCCAGAAACTTCGCCTGGGTCAAGGTGAGCAGCACGACGATGCTGAGATAAATCACGGTGAGCGCCGCGCCGTAACCGGTGCGCAGGAAATCGAAGCTCTCGGTATAGAGTCGGTGCAGCAGAACTTCGGATGCGTAGTTGGGGCCACCTTGCGTGAGCACGCGGACACTGTCGAATACCTCGAACGCGCGGCTTGCCGACAGGATGACGATAAACATCGTGACAGGGCCGAGCATGGGCCACGTCACGGTGCGGAACCGGTCGAAGATGCCATCCGCACCATCAACCGTGGCGGCATCGTAGAGTTGCTGGGGGATCGCCTTCAGGCCAGAGACAAAGAGCACCATGGCAAACCCAAAGCTTTGCCAGATGCCGATCGCCGCGAGAGCCAAGAGGGCAGTGTGCTCGTCTCGGAGCCAGTTCACGCCCGAGATCCCAATCGTACCGAGCAGGCGGTTCACGAGGCCAATGGTCGGGTGCAGCATCGTGCCCCAGACAATGGCCATGGCAGACATGGTCGACATGACGGGAAGAAAGTGAACAGCGCGATAGAAGCCGCGCAGCCGGGGGCTGGCTTCGATCAACAGGGCGGTCACGAGGCCCAGCAGCACCGTTCCCGGAACGACAACGCCCACATAGATCAATGTGTTGATCAAGGCCGTCCAGAATGCCAGGTCAGCAAACAGAGCTTTGAAGTTCGCGGCGCCAATGAAATGGAACGTTGCAGAGCCGAGTTGCCAATCGGTCAGTGAAAAGACGATCACTGCAATGGCGGGACCGAAGAGAAGAACAATCAGCAGCAACAATGCCGGGGACACCGCGAGCCACGCGGTTTGGCCTTCGCCGCTCGATCTGGGGCGAGGAAGACTCACATGGCTTGCCGGAGCCGCATGTTGAACCACGATCGTCATGGTCAGGCCGCTGCCAGAACAGGTTGGCTCTGGCGCTTGCCAGCTTTATCGAATTGCAGCAGCCGGGATGGATCGACGTTGATTCCGATTGTCCGGTTGATATCGGGGCGTTGGGCTTCAGGATGTGTCCGCACGACGATTGTGCCTGCGCTGCCGCTCAACGCCACGTGCAGGAAGATGTCCGAACCCAAGTGTTCGATATTCACGATTGTACCGTCGAACATGCCGTGGCCCGGCAGCACCACTTCGGCTGCCTCGGGCCGGAAGGCGACATGTGTTGTCTGTTCGGCCGACAGCGATGGCCAATGCGAGGCAGCAACGACATTGATCTTGGGAGTGCCGATCATCTCCGCCACGCGCAGGTCCTGTGGATTGCGATAGACTTCTTCCGGCGGGCCGATCTGCAGCAGCTCTCCGTCCATCATGACGGCCACGCGATCCGACATCGTCATCGCTTCCGATTGATCGTGGGTGACGTAGACGAACGTGACGCCGAGACGCCGATGCAGGGCGGTAATTTCGGAGCGCATCTGGACGCGCAGCTTGGCGTCGAGGTTGGAGAGCGGCTCATCCATCAGAAACACGGATGGGTGGCGCACCATGGCGCGGCCCAATGCGACGCGTTGACGTTGGCCGCCTGAAAGCTGTCCCGGCTTGCGGTGAAGCAGATGGGCGACGTCCAGCATCGATGCGGCTTGTTGGACGTTGGCCTGGATATCTTTTTCGATCGCTCCACTGCCCGGCAGCGCGCGCCCGATGAATGGCAAGCGCTGCGCGAAGCTCAGGCGTCGCGTGCGCAACGGCAGGGCAATGTTGTCGAAGACGGTGAGATGCGGATACAGCGCGTAGGACTGGAACACCATGGCGACATCGCGTTCCTTCGGGCGCTTGTGGTCGACGCATTGTCCATCGACGATCACTTCGCCGCTGTCCTGCGCTTCCAGCCCGGCAAGAATGCGGAGCAAGGTCGACTTTCCGCAGCCGGACGGACCAACAAGCGTCAGAAACTCGCCGTCGCGAATATGGAGCGAAATGCCCTTGACGACCGGAGCCTCAGCATAGCGCTTTTCGATCCTCCGCAGCTCGATCTCAGCCATGGCCATCTCCCACATGAGAGGACTGAAGGGCGCGTCCATCCATGCCTGAGACGGGCAGGCCGAGATGGGCGAGAATGGTGGGCGCGATATCGATGACGCTTGCCGTCTCGTGCCGGATGCCATTCGCCGCAAACCCGGCGCCGGCAATCATCAGGAATGGTGACTGCTCGGCGTCGCCGAGGCCACCATGCTGGCCGCTTCCGATCGTGTCGTCTTTGCCTTCCGTGCGTTTGGCCGCAACACTCGTGCCCGGCACGCCGTAAGAATTTGGTTCGCTGCTTGCGCGCATCGAGACGGCGAAGGCGAGGCCGTGATCGCGCGATTGCCCGACGCTGGAGAGTTCATCGGCATGAAGAACAACGCCGGCCCAATCCTGACTCTTGAAGAAATCTCCGAGCTGCGACTCTCGCGCAGCAGCATCAGAATGCAGATAGACGAGGGCGGATGTTCCGTTGGATGCGATAACGACGTCGTCCGACTCGAGGCTTGTCTTCAGCCCAGCCTTCACCAGCTCTTCTTCGATATGAATCACACGACTCACGGTTTGGTGTCCGTGGTCCGAGCCAATCAGGAAAAGCACTTCGTCGCGATCGGTGAGATCCTTGACGGCATCCATCACAAGCTTGGCGTTCTGATCGGCCTGTTTCAGAACGGCAAGATGCTCTGACGATCCGAGTGGGTGCGCATGTTGGGTTGAATCCGGTTCGCTTAACCAGAGAACGCCCAGGGCAGGGACCTGCGATGGGGCAAGCACGACTTTGCGAATGAAGCGCTCAGTCGTCACGCGATCGCCGTCAGAATCCAGTGTGATGTGGAGATGATCCTGCTCCGGGACAGGACGTCGCCCCGGTCCGAACGATCCGGCACGGTGATACACGTGACCGTGTCCGTCTGGGTCGTGGGCATAGGCGGCGCCCGGCGACACGTTGCTGAAGATGACCGCGCCGCCGTGGTCTTTGACGCGTTCCGCAAGAGTCGGGACCGCGAGTGAGCGGCCCGTAACGCGCCGCTTATGCTGGAGAAAATCCGGATGCCCGGCGTCGTGCCGCACCAGGCGTCCATTTTCCACAAGCGCCATGGTGTTGCCCTGCAGGCCATGGCGTGCCGGATAACAGCCGGTGGCAAGGCTCGCGGAGACAACACGCGTGCACGAGGGAAATACCGTGCGATAGGCCGCGAATTGTTCAGCATGTTTCGCAAACGCCGCGAGATGCGGCGTCGTGTCAGGCGAGATCAGATCGCGCCGCAGGCCATCGAGATTGACGAGAATTGCGCGGCGCATGGTCAAGCCTTCGCGTGATCTTCCGAATGTGTGCGTCTGACAGGTACCGCGGTTACGCGACACATTTGTGACTATTAGGGATCATTTGTGCCGACGTGTGAATTACGCTATGAAACGCGAACGGAGGAGCGCCGTGCTCGACAGACCCAACAAAGACGAGAGTGACTATTCGCCGGATGCCGCGCTGATGGCGCGGATTTGCTGGCATTATTTCAAGGAAGGGCAGACGCAGGACGCGATCGCCCAGCATCTCGATATCACCCGCAAACGCGTGAACCGGATACTTGCCGAAGCGCGGGACACCGGCTTCGTACAAATCAGTATCAATAGTCCGGTCAGTGTCTTTGGTTCGCTCGAAAGTGGTCTGGCGGAGAAATTCAATCTACGCCGCGTGATCGTTGTTCCATCACCAATCAATGGCGGTGATGCGCGGCCGGTCGTTGGTGCTGCCGCCGGTCAATACATCTCGGAGCACTTGCCGAGGCCCGGTACACTCGGCATCAGTTGGGGTGGCACGATCAACGCAGCCGCTCAAAACCTGGTGCGCCGGGTGGGGAAGGATCACCGCGTCGTTTTGCTTTGTGGCGGTCTGGCTCAGAGCGCGCATGTCAATCCATACGACAATGCGGCCATGGTGGCACGCGCGCTGGATGCTGCGTGCTACTACATCACGGCGCCCATGTTTGCGGATACCGCAGCTCTCAAAGAGGCACTCGTCGCCAGCGAACCGATACGGTCCGTGCTGGCGATGGTCGCGCAGCTTGATATGGCGCTGTTGAGTGCCATCGATCTTTCCAAACAGTCAAAAGCGCTGGAATACGGCCTGATTGACAAGAGCACTTGGCAATCATTGCTCAAGGCTGGCGCAGTCGGTGACATTTGCGGTCACTATCTGAATAAGGACGGAGAAGTGATCGAGCATCCGCTTGCCGCGCGCGTCGTCAGTCCATCACTGCAAAACCTTCGTAAAGTGCGGCAGCTTGTTCTGGCTGCCGGTGGGATACAGAAGCTCGCAATCGTTCGTGCCGCGATCCGAGCGGGGCTATGCCATGTGCTCATCACCGATGAGGACGTTGCCCGCGCGCTTTTGGCCGGTTGATCAGCGAACTTCCAACGAACCGCGAACATCTTGTATGATGGGGCAAGCGATTTTCCCATCACTGGATGTTCAAATGGACGTTGAATTGAAAGCCATCGACCATGAGAGCCTCAGTCGAACGGTTTACCTCGCGCTCTGCGATGCGATCACCAAGGGCCAATTTCGGTCCGGCGACCGGTTGAAGATTCGCGATATCGCAGCTCAACTAGGCACAAGCGTCACGCCGGTGCGGGACGCTATCTTGCGGCTTGCACATGATGATGCGGTTGTCTTTCGCTCGGCACGCGACATCCGCATTCCGCATCTGAGCAAAGCGCGTTACCTCGAGATCCGCGCGATACGTCTCAAGCTGGAAGGTCTGGCGGCTGAGAATGCCGCGCGTCTCGTGACAGACGAGGACATCGCCGACCTGGAAGCTATCGTGAAGAGCAATGAAGAGGCGTTCGTCCGCGGTGATTTCATCCGTGGAGCTGAACTCAATCAGGCCTTCCACTTCAGGGTCATGCAGATCGCCAGAATGCCAGTGTTGTCCGGTGTGATCGAGCGCATCTGGCTGCAGATGGGGCCCGTCATCGCAGATGCTTACATCGATGGTGGGCGCTCGATGATCGAGCATCATTATCCGGTAATCGAAGCGTTGAAGCGGAAGGATCCCGACGCCGCGGCTGCGGCCATCATGAATGACCTCATCAAAGGCGGGCAGGCCGTCTACGACCGCGTTTCAACGCTAGACCGGGACAGCGAAAGCGACGCGGCGACGAAGTAGTTTCCTCAACTTGGCGGTCGCGGAGGCAGGGAATATCGAGGGCGACAGGTATAAAGACTTGCCGATATCTCGATTATGATGCATCATACATCAAAACGGTTGGGCGAACTGGATAAAGATTAAGCGCGTCTATCCGTTGGAGTTTTGTTCGATGACGGCGAATGCGAACCGGCACAGAGAGCCGGCTTCAAGGAGCGAAGCCCATGGGGCAACACTTGAAAAGCTCGGGGAATTGCTCGAGGTCGCCGCGCCGCCTGTCGCCGATGCTGAGGCTCAAGAGCTGGCGCGCGAGCATTTCGGCCTTGACGTTACAGTTGAGCCGCTTGTCGGCGAGCGCGATCGCAATTTCCATCTGCGCGACGGCAACGGCCGCGAATACGTCTTGAAAGTCATCCATCCGGCTGAAGATGAGGCGGTGACGGATTTTCACAGCAAGCTGTTGTTGCACATTCAGGCCGCGGATCCGGAACTGGCGGTGCCGCTGCTTATTCGTCCGCAGAACAGTGCCGCGAATGAAGCGGTGTGGCGAACGGACGAACATCCGCCGCGCCGTGTGCGATGCCTCACCTATCTCGCAGGGTGTCCGCTTTATCGGGCGGAACGGAGCGCTGCTCAGAAGCGAAACATCGGCACATTCCTCGCGCGCCTTAACCTCGCGCTGCGTGGCTTCCGCCATCCCGCGGACGGTCATGAGTTGCTGTGGGATACAAAGCATGCCAACCGGGCACGCTCGCTGCTGAGTAATCTGGATGAGGCGCGTAAGGCTCTTGCCAATCGTGCGCTGGATCGCTTCGTGTCGCATGTCGTGCCGCTGCTGTCGCAGTTGCGCGCGCAGGTCATTCACAACGATTTCAACCCGCACAACGTTCTTGCGGGCGTTCCGCGCCATGAAGAGATCGCGGGCGTGATCGACTTTGGCGATGCCGTGCACTCGCCGATCGTGCAGGACCTTGCGGTTGCGGCGGCTTATCAGTTCGAGCCAACCGGCCATCCGCTCGAAGGGCCAGCCGAGATCGCGGC from Nitrobacteraceae bacterium AZCC 1564 includes these protein-coding regions:
- a CDS encoding 4-hydroxy-3-polyprenylbenzoate decarboxylase (product_source=KO:K03186; cath_funfam=3.40.50.1950; cog=COG0163; ko=KO:K03186; pfam=PF02441; superfamily=52507; tigrfam=TIGR00421; transmembrane_helix_parts=Inside_1_12,TMhelix_13_35,Outside_36_209), coding for MSNQTGARKAKETNAPRVIVGITGASGAIYGLAALKALRAAGVETHLVVSRSGQITMAHETEIKFSDLPALADVVYRIDDIAAAISSGSFQTMGMIIAPCSVRSLAEIASGVTSSLLTRAADVVLKERRKLILMVRETPFHLGHLRSMTQVTEMGAIVMPPVPAFYARPATLDDMVNHSVGRALDLLGINNDLVRRWGETVGIGDGRQA
- a CDS encoding multiple sugar transport system substrate-binding protein (product_source=KO:K02027; cath_funfam=3.40.190.10; cleavage_site_network=SignalP-noTM; cog=COG1653; ko=KO:K02027; pfam=PF13416; superfamily=53850), with the translated sequence MFDRVPSRSLRKLAATVLLATAVTSSAYADVTLDVLYTTPGTFNALQQELAKRFTEAHPDIKVKFRNPVAGYEEAAQQILRDQLTGHLPDVAFNGINQIGLFVDRGLGTPLDGFAEKDGGLTKLGYYPTLSELGKWKGKLYGLPFAVSTPVLYVNADLVEKAGLDITSLPKTWPDLVSAGKAIEAKAGTPVTGFYFQWEQTGNWLVQSLITSKGGRVLKNDACSIAFNDDNGMWALKTLESFSKAGMPNLGLGQARQSFVAGTIGILVDSTSYVAAAERQIGGRFKFKTVAFPLAAANGKLPAGGNVAMVFAKDAERQRAAWEFVKFVTGAIGQTQMVNTTGYMPGNEIAVKTPDLLGSFYAKNPNHMTSIQQLPLLTDWASFPGDNSLKIIEVIKNHTESLVTGKRTADQVMPDLVRDVNALLPKCSG
- a CDS encoding multiple sugar transport system permease protein (product_source=KO:K02026; cath_funfam=1.10.3720.10; cog=COG0395; ko=KO:K02026; pfam=PF00528; superfamily=161098; transmembrane_helix_parts=Inside_1_12,TMhelix_13_35,Outside_36_75,TMhelix_76_98,Inside_99_110,TMhelix_111_133,Outside_134_136,TMhelix_137_159,Inside_160_184,TMhelix_185_207,Outside_208_242,TMhelix_243_265,Inside_266_279), which produces MTARSHNRLIGRIARHAILAMTAAFALVPFVWMISLSLKPPEEIFRADFHLWPTAFHGVENYRAALTAAPMFRFLLNGAMVCAAIFALQLLVCIPCAYALAKLRFRGRDTLFAAVLVGLLVPPQALAIPHFVLLYVFGLLNTYASLILPWIISAFGIFLMRQFFRSIPDDVIHAARLDRLSEFEIIWRIMMPMSAPALAAFGIFSVVAHWNDLFWPLIAIRSEELSTPALGILLFRDDEAGQFFGPLMAGAVVIVAPLLLAFLFAQRRFIDGLTITTMK
- a CDS encoding multiple sugar transport system permease protein (product_source=KO:K02025; cath_funfam=1.10.3720.10; cog=COG1175; ko=KO:K02025; pfam=PF00528; superfamily=161098; transmembrane_helix_parts=Outside_1_30,TMhelix_31_53,Inside_54_64,TMhelix_65_87,Outside_88_90,TMhelix_91_113,Inside_114_125,TMhelix_126_148,Outside_149_171,TMhelix_172_194,Inside_195_220,TMhelix_221_243,Outside_244_274,TMhelix_275_297,Inside_298_310) is translated as MTIVVQHAAPASHVSLPRPRSSGEGQTAWLAVSPALLLLIVLLFGPAIAVIVFSLTDWQLGSATFHFIGAANFKALFADLAFWTALINTLIYVGVVVPGTVLLGLVTALLIEASPRLRGFYRAVHFLPVMSTMSAMAIVWGTMLHPTIGLVNRLLGTIGISGVNWLRDEHTALLALAAIGIWQSFGFAMVLFVSGLKAIPQQLYDAATVDGADGIFDRFRTVTWPMLGPVTMFIVILSASRAFEVFDSVRVLTQGGPNYASEVLLHRLYTESFDFLRTGYGAALTVIYLSIVVLLTLTQAKFLERRVHYT
- a CDS encoding multiple sugar transport system ATP-binding protein (product_source=KO:K10112; cath_funfam=3.40.50.300; cog=COG3839; ko=KO:K10112; pfam=PF00005,PF08402; smart=SM00382; superfamily=50331,52540), with product MAEIELRRIEKRYAEAPVVKGISLHIRDGEFLTLVGPSGCGKSTLLRILAGLEAQDSGEVIVDGQCVDHKRPKERDVAMVFQSYALYPHLTVFDNIALPLRTRRLSFAQRLPFIGRALPGSGAIEKDIQANVQQAASMLDVAHLLHRKPGQLSGGQRQRVALGRAMVRHPSVFLMDEPLSNLDAKLRVQMRSEITALHRRLGVTFVYVTHDQSEAMTMSDRVAVMMDGELLQIGPPEEVYRNPQDLRVAEMIGTPKINVVAASHWPSLSAEQTTHVAFRPEAAEVVLPGHGMFDGTIVNIEHLGSDIFLHVALSGSAGTIVVRTHPEAQRPDINRTIGINVDPSRLLQFDKAGKRQSQPVLAAA
- a CDS encoding putative AlkP superfamily pyrophosphatase or phosphodiesterase (product_source=COG1524; cath_funfam=3.40.720.10; cog=COG1524; pfam=PF01663; superfamily=53649); this encodes MRRAILVNLDGLRRDLISPDTTPHLAAFAKHAEQFAAYRTVFPSCTRVVSASLATGCYPARHGLQGNTMALVENGRLVRHDAGHPDFLQHKRRVTGRSLAVPTLAERVKDHGGAVIFSNVSPGAAYAHDPDGHGHVYHRAGSFGPGRRPVPEQDHLHITLDSDGDRVTTERFIRKVVLAPSQVPALGVLWLSEPDSTQHAHPLGSSEHLAVLKQADQNAKLVMDAVKDLTDRDEVLFLIGSDHGHQTVSRVIHIEEELVKAGLKTSLESDDVVIASNGTSALVYLHSDAAARESQLGDFFKSQDWAGVVLHADELSSVGQSRDHGLAFAVSMRASSEPNSYGVPGTSVAAKRTEGKDDTIGSGQHGGLGDAEQSPFLMIAGAGFAANGIRHETASVIDIAPTILAHLGLPVSGMDGRALQSSHVGDGHG
- a CDS encoding DNA-binding transcriptional regulator LsrR (DeoR family) (product_source=COG2390; cath_funfam=1.10.10.10; cog=COG2390; pfam=PF04198; superfamily=100950,46785), whose translation is MLDRPNKDESDYSPDAALMARICWHYFKEGQTQDAIAQHLDITRKRVNRILAEARDTGFVQISINSPVSVFGSLESGLAEKFNLRRVIVVPSPINGGDARPVVGAAAGQYISEHLPRPGTLGISWGGTINAAAQNLVRRVGKDHRVVLLCGGLAQSAHVNPYDNAAMVARALDAACYYITAPMFADTAALKEALVASEPIRSVLAMVAQLDMALLSAIDLSKQSKALEYGLIDKSTWQSLLKAGAVGDICGHYLNKDGEVIEHPLAARVVSPSLQNLRKVRQLVLAAGGIQKLAIVRAAIRAGLCHVLITDEDVARALLAG
- a CDS encoding DNA-binding GntR family transcriptional regulator (product_source=COG1802; cath_funfam=1.10.10.10,1.20.120.530; cog=COG1802; pfam=PF00392,PF07729; smart=SM00345,SM00895; superfamily=46785,48008); translated protein: MDVELKAIDHESLSRTVYLALCDAITKGQFRSGDRLKIRDIAAQLGTSVTPVRDAILRLAHDDAVVFRSARDIRIPHLSKARYLEIRAIRLKLEGLAAENAARLVTDEDIADLEAIVKSNEEAFVRGDFIRGAELNQAFHFRVMQIARMPVLSGVIERIWLQMGPVIADAYIDGGRSMIEHHYPVIEALKRKDPDAAAAAIMNDLIKGGQAVYDRVSTLDRDSESDAATK
- a CDS encoding hydroxylysine kinase (product_source=KO:K18201; cath_funfam=3.90.1200.10; cog=COG2334; ko=KO:K18201; pfam=PF01636; superfamily=56112), which produces MTANANRHREPASRSEAHGATLEKLGELLEVAAPPVADAEAQELAREHFGLDVTVEPLVGERDRNFHLRDGNGREYVLKVIHPAEDEAVTDFHSKLLLHIQAADPELAVPLLIRPQNSAANEAVWRTDEHPPRRVRCLTYLAGCPLYRAERSAAQKRNIGTFLARLNLALRGFRHPADGHELLWDTKHANRARSLLSNLDEARKALANRALDRFVSHVVPLLSQLRAQVIHNDFNPHNVLAGVPRHEEIAGVIDFGDAVHSPIVQDLAVAAAYQFEPTGHPLEGPAEIAAAFHKLHPLLPEEVEILPDFIGARFALAIAISFWRAARHPDNATYIMRNQNAAWSGLQRLNEISRHEAIDWLHKRIGTR